The genomic region GCGATCAAGGTTTTGAAGCCGGTACGCCTCGAGGTCGGTTCGTCCTGGGCCGAGTTTCTGCCCTATAGCGGACGTCGCTTCACCGTAGAGATCGATTTCGACTGCCCGGTCATCGGCCGGCAGAAGCATGCTGCCAATATCACCGCGAACGGCTTCCGCCGCGATATCGCGCGGGCGCGGACCTTTGGCTACATGAAGGATGTCGAGGCGTTGTGGGCCAAGGGCCTCGCTCTCGGCTCCTCGCTCGACAACGCTGTGGTGATTGCCGACGACAAGGTCGTCAATCCCGAAGGCCTGCGCTATCAGGACGAATTCGTGCGCCACAAGCTGCTCGATGCCGTCGGCGATCTCGCCCTCGCCGGGGCGCCGATCATCGGTCATTATCGTTCCTATCGCGGCGGCCACAAGGTCAACGCCATGGCGCTTGCGGCGCTTCTGGAAGACCGTTCGGCGTGGAGCTGGCTGGTCTCTTCCGATCCGGCGCCGCGTCGCAGTGAACAGGCGGAAGGCCTGCCCGGCTATTTCGCCCCAGCATTCGCCCCGGACCGTTCTTAAGCCATCACCACATGGCGGCCATTTTTGCGTGCTGTTGCCCATCGCAGCCGGCCGGCATTTGCAATTGCGGTGTGCATGCGGCTTTGCAGTCGGCCGGATCTTCGATAAGGAGGCAGCCCGTGCCCTTTTGCTCCGTGTGGATGCATGACTTTCTCTGAAGCTACCAAGCCCGGGCTGCGCATCGTCGCCGCCAGTCTCCTCATTGCCTCGATCGGCGCTTCGCTCGGAGCCTGCTCGAACTTCGGCGATCGTACGAAGATCATCGAGGAGGAACCGACCGTCCCTGCCGACGTCCTCTACAACGAGGGCCTTGCGGCGATGAAGGAAGGCGAGACGACCAAGGCGAAAGAGAAGTTCGCCGAGATCGATAAGCAGCATCCCTATTCGGATTATGCGCGCCGTTCGATGATCCTGTCGGCCTATCTCAACTACAAGCGCGGCAATTACACGGATGCGGTGACCGAGGCGAAGCGCTTCGTGACACTCTTCCCCGCAAGCGATGATGCGGCGTACGCCCAGTACATCATCGCCGAATCATATTACCGGCAGATCCCTGACGTGACGCGCGATCAGGAGATGACGCAGCGTGCGATCCTCGCCTACGGGCAGATCCTCAGCAAATATCCCGATTCGGAATATGCCGATGACGCTCGCCGCAAGATCGAGGTGGGTCGTGATCAGCTCGCCGGTAAGGAGATGCAGACCGGTCGCTACTACCAGGAGCGCGGCGAGTATCTGGCCGCGGTGAACCGATTCAAATCGGTCGTGGAAGCCTATCAGACGACCCGTCATGTCGAAGAGGCGCTGCATCGTCTGGTCGAGTGCTATCTGGCTCTCGGTCTCGTCGATCAGGCGCAGACGGCGGCTGCGGTGCTCGGACATAACTTCCCGGACAGCCCCTGGTACAAGGATTCCTATCGGCTTCTGGCCGGTCGGGGTGTTGAGCCGTCGGAAAGCAAGGGATCTTGGATCTCACGGGCCTTCCGCTCGGGGCAGGCCACCTGATAGCTTCCGGCGGCCATGCTGGCCAACCTGACCATCCGCGACATCGTTCTCATTGAACGCTTGTCTATCGATTTTGCCGCCGGTCTCAGCGTCCTGACGGGCGAGACCGGCGCGGGCAAATCGATTCTGCTCGATTCGCTGGCGCTCGCTCTCGGCGCGCGCGGCGATGCGGCGCTGGTGCGCTCCGGCGCGAGCCAGGGCCAGGTGACGGCCGTTTTCGATCTCGTTCCGACGCATGCCGTCATCCGCACATGCGAGGACAACGGCATTGACGTCGACGGTCCCCTCGTTCTTCGCCGGCTGCAGTCGGGCGACGGTCGCAGCCGCGCCTTCATCAACGACCAGCC from Rhodopseudomonas julia harbors:
- the lpxC gene encoding UDP-3-O-acyl-N-acetylglucosamine deacetylase, with product MTQTAQGAQKTVRRDATLTGIGTHSGKPVTLRLCPADPDTGIVFVRRNEAGEEVSIPARSSSVVGTQMCTILGDGAGLSVATVEHLLAAVSALSIDNLLIEVDGAEIPMMDGSAAAFVEAIDEAGIAMQPARARAIKVLKPVRLEVGSSWAEFLPYSGRRFTVEIDFDCPVIGRQKHAANITANGFRRDIARARTFGYMKDVEALWAKGLALGSSLDNAVVIADDKVVNPEGLRYQDEFVRHKLLDAVGDLALAGAPIIGHYRSYRGGHKVNAMALAALLEDRSAWSWLVSSDPAPRRSEQAEGLPGYFAPAFAPDRS
- a CDS encoding outer membrane protein assembly factor BamD, producing MTFSEATKPGLRIVAASLLIASIGASLGACSNFGDRTKIIEEEPTVPADVLYNEGLAAMKEGETTKAKEKFAEIDKQHPYSDYARRSMILSAYLNYKRGNYTDAVTEAKRFVTLFPASDDAAYAQYIIAESYYRQIPDVTRDQEMTQRAILAYGQILSKYPDSEYADDARRKIEVGRDQLAGKEMQTGRYYQERGEYLAAVNRFKSVVEAYQTTRHVEEALHRLVECYLALGLVDQAQTAAAVLGHNFPDSPWYKDSYRLLAGRGVEPSESKGSWISRAFRSGQAT